GAGAAGGTGGGGCTGCGCAGCGGCCGGTACTCCGGCACCAGGCGGCCGGCCCTGTACCGCACGCCGCACGCATTGCACAGCGTCTTGCGGCCCTCCGGTCCCTCGCGCCATTGCGGCGTCTCCGCCGTCCCACAGTGCCGGCACAGCCGCTGCCCCAGGTCAGAAAGCGCCGGCGACACCACCCCCTCCGTCCGAGGCGCCACCACCGATGGCTTCGGCTCCACTGTCTCCACCGCCGGGACGTTCTTGTTCAACAGCCACTCCCGCTCCTGCTCCGCAGCCGCCCCCTCGCGCCATCGCGGCTTCTTCATCTTCCCGCAGTGCTGGCACCACCGCTGCTCCGGCTCAGCCGCTGTCGGAGGCCACGCCAAAGTCCGTCGCTGGCGCACCACCCTCTTCGTCTGAGACCCCACCTCCGACGGCTCCGCCTCCATAGTCTCCAACGCCTCGCCGCCGCCAACCTCCAGTCCCTGCAAGAGCCAAACATTACCTCCATTTCCCTTACCAAGCAACCCCAATTCCCTGACCAAAAGGAACAGCGTGCGGAAAACGCGTACCTCCTGATGAGAGGGTGCATACTCCGGGCGTTCCCTTTTGTACCGCACGCCACACGCGTTGCACAACGTGCGGCAGCCCGCTGCCCCCCTGTGCCACTGCGGCGTCTTCGTCGTCCCGCAGTGCCTGCACCGCCGCTGCCCCGGCCTAGCCGAcatcgccccgcgccgccggcGCACCACCTTCCTCCGAGACCCCATCACCGCTGGTTCCTGCTCCATCTCCTCCACCGTCGGGAATGCGTCCTTGTTGGGCAGCGACTCGAGCTCCTCCTGGGCCCGACGGGCCCCCATCACCGCTAGCTCCAGGTCCATCTCCTCCACTGCCGGGAACGCGTCCTTGTTGGACAGCCACTCGAGCTCCTCCTCCGCCCCCTCGCCGCCTCCGCAAGCCGCCACCTCCAGCCCCTGCAACTGCAAGCACCAACCTTCATCGCCGATTCCGTACGACGAGACCCCCCAAAAAGCCTCACCGAAAGGAAAAACCTACCAACTGGTCAAAGAAGGACTGGAGGTCGCCGCCGCTACAAAAGGAGATCGTCAACGACCGCCTCGCCGTGGAGCCCGTCCGCCTGCTTCTTTAGCCCGAGAGGAGAACGCGAAAGGGTTTGGGGAAACTTCTGTGCTTGGTGGGCTTCTAGGAGAAGGTAAGTCGGTGAGGCGACCCACACACAGCATTCACATGGGTGGGCTAAGGGGCTTCTTTTGAAGTTCGCTGGCGGGAGTGGGTTTATGATTTTTACCTTTTCTTTTCGTTGGACGCGCGAGTTTGGAATTTGGAGATGGCCACCGTAAAAACGAATGAAGCGGACAAGACATCACTTTTTGTTTTTTTAACAAGAAAACAGTAGGAAAAAAAACCTACTGCAAAGTTTTAAACTCACCTCTCCACAAATAAAAAAAAAATTACATCACCAGCCTAGAGCTGCAATTTGTTGTTTTCCATTTGTATTTTGCATTTTGTTAATCAGTGATGGCTTGAGGCGAAGATAGGGCGTCACTGATCTGACTCCCTACAGCCGTCAGATGCCT
The sequence above is a segment of the Triticum dicoccoides isolate Atlit2015 ecotype Zavitan chromosome 1A, WEW_v2.0, whole genome shotgun sequence genome. Coding sequences within it:
- the LOC119352648 gene encoding uncharacterized protein LOC119352648, which codes for MATERFRRNTISSIKFVDGEVISDHQQIAGMFWSDFNQRMGQAKGIQMGVDLDTLITRIDGIEDVSLPFTDSEVDTSVVNEMCARNILTLPIPTTSMDYPIVQYADDTLIVLPAVDSQLIAFKEMLEVFAKSTGSRRTGSTARRSLTISFCSGGDLQSFFDQLLQGLEVAACGGGEGAEEELEWLSNKDAFPAVEEMDLELAVMGARRAQEELESLPNKDAFPTVEEMEQEPAVMGSRRKVVRRRRGAMSARPGQRRCRHCGTTKTPQWHRGAAGCRTLCNACGVRYKRERPEYAPSHQEGLEVGGGEALETMEAEPSEVGSQTKRVVRQRRTLAWPPTAAEPEQRWCQHCGKMKKPRWREGAAAEQEREWLLNKNVPAVETVEPKPSVVAPRTEGVVSPALSDLGQRLCRHCGTAETPQWREGPEGRKTLCNACGVRYRAGRLVPEYRPLRSPTFSQELHSNRHSRVAHMRPAGAPHPLPPDK